One window of the Xiphophorus hellerii strain 12219 chromosome 15, Xiphophorus_hellerii-4.1, whole genome shotgun sequence genome contains the following:
- the slc24a4b gene encoding sodium/potassium/calcium exchanger 4 isoform X2, with protein MERDDSETVCPSKKTIIAKIFKVRKRREMLFVQVCFICSVLFVAWSMSALLTKTGHGMIVEGHPDLEHWGRRLMASRSENDTESKNCSEPAIHEFPDDLFTNDERKSGAVLLHIAATLYMFLALAITCDEYFVTSLEKICEKLDLSEDVAGATFMAAGSSAPELFASVIGVFITHGDVGVGTIVGSAVFNILCIIGVCGIFAGQVVLLTWWAVFRDSFYYILSVLALIAFIYDEKIVWWESLVLVVMYAGYILVMKFNSSMQRFFMGKSNKNVANGNAATSSEMEDGNACFDYVWDDDPSSPLLSPVKPSKAYSRGSVVMVDEMMNASPSKFRFPEAGLRVMVTSHFGPKTRLRMASRLIITEKLVQASNGVETQVIDGKVEIENGNVPEDKPTEAEENDTISPFHIPRGVGSKIKWLISWPLLLLLFFTVPNCAKPRWEKYFMVSFILSTVWIAVFSYLMVWMVTIIGYTLGIPDVIMGITFLAAGTSVPDCIASLIVARQGLGDMAVSNTIGSNVFDILVGLGVPWAMQTMCVNYGSEVMINSRGLLYSVVLLLGSVALTVSGIHINKWQLDLKLGVYVLVLYAVFLCFSIMIEYNVFTFVNLPMCMED; from the exons ggcATGGGATGATTGTGGAGGGACATCCAGACCTTGAACACTGGGGTAGAAGACTAATGGCTTCCAGATCTGAAAATGACACAGAGTCAAAGAACTGTTCAGAGCCAG CAATACACGAGTTCCCTGATGACCTTTTCACCAATGACGAACGAAAGAGTGGAGCCGTCCTGCTGCACATCGCAGCG ACTCTTTACATGTTTCTGGCACTCGCCATAACTTGTGATGAATACTTCGTGACGTCACTGGAGAAGATCTGTGAG AAACTAGATCTCAGTGAAGATGTTGCTGGAGCTACCTTCATGGCAGCTGGCAGTTCTGCGCCAGAGCTCTTTGCATCTGTCATCg GTGTCTTCATCACCCATGGAGACGTGGGGGTGGGGACCATCGTCGGCTCAGCAGTTTTCAACATCCTATGCATCATTGGTGTGTGTGGAATCTTCGCCGGACAG GTGGTGTTGCTGACCTGGTGGGCTGTTTTCAGGGACTCCTTCTACTACATCCTATCTGTTTTAGCTTTGATTGCA TTCATCTACGATGAGAAGATAGTTTG gTGGGAGAGTTTGGTGCTTGTCGTCATGTATGCAGGCTACATCCTGGTCATGAA ATTTAACTCCAGCATGCAGCGGTTTTTCATGGGGAAGTCTAACAAAAATGTGGCTAATGGTAACGCTGCAACCAGCAGCGAGATGGAGGACGGTAATGCTTGTTTTGACTATGTTTGGGATGACGACCCGTCGTCACCTTTACTCTCTCCAG TCAAGCCGAGCAAGGCTTACAGCCGCGGCTCAGTGGTGATGGTGGATGAGATGATGAATGCCAGCCCATCAAAGTTCCGCTTTCCTGAGGCTGGACTCCGCGTCATGGTCACCAGCCACTTCGGGCCCAAAACCCGCCTTCGCATGGCCAGTCGGCTCATCATTACAGAG AAGTTGGTGCAGGCGTCCAATGGTGTGGAGACGCAAGTGATTGATGGGAAGGTTGAAATCGAGAACGGAAACGTACCAGAGGACAAACCCACGGAGGCAGAAGAAAACGACACAATTTCACCGTTTCATATTCCAA GGGGCGTGGGCAGCAAGATCAAGTGGCTGATCTCATGGcctctgctcctgctgctgttcTTCACCGTCCCGAACTGTGCCAAGCCTCGCTGGGAGAAATACTTCATGGTCTCCTTCATTCTGTCCACTGTCTGGATTGCAGTCTTCTCATACTTGATGGTCTGGATG GTCACTATAATCGGCTACACCTTGGGCATCCCGGATGTTATCATGGGCATCACGTTCCTGGCTGCTGGCACGAGCGTTCCAGACTGCATAGCCAGTCTCATTGTGGCACGACAAG gtTTGGGAGATATGGCAGTGTCTAATACAATTGGCAGTAATGTCTTTGACATCTTGGTGGGACTCGGAGTTCCCTGGGCAATGCAGACTATGTGTGTGAACTATGGATCCGAG GTGATGATCAACAGTCGGGGACTGCTGTATTCAGTGGTACTTTTGCTGGGCTCTGTGGCCCTCACG GTGTCGGGCATCCACATAAACAAGTGGCAGCTGGATTTAAAGCTGGGCGTCTATGTCCTGGTCTTGTATGCCGTGTTCCTCTGCTTCTCCATCATGATCGAGTACAACGTCTTCACCTTTGTCAACTTGCCCATGTGCATGGAGGATTAG
- the tmem121ab gene encoding transmembrane protein 121Ab, whose product MVLPPPDKRHVCLTTIVIMTSMAFMDAYLVEQNQGPRKIGVCIIVLVGDVCFLIVLRYVAVWVGAEVRTARRGYAMILWFLYIFVLEIKLYFVFQNCKADRKSLETVARKALTLLLSVCVPGLYLVLVALDSMEYVRTFRKKEDMRSRLFWVALDLLDLLDIQANLWEPQRTGLPIWAEGLMFFYCYILLLILPCVSLSEISMQGEHMSPQKMMLYPVLSLVTINVVTILIRGVNMVLFQDSRVSTIFVGKNVVAIATKASTFLEYRKQVKEFPHPQNAMALELQQNSVAHTQTLPNATSLPHEPSPAQDVIDT is encoded by the coding sequence ATGGTTTTGCCGCCCCCAGATAAACGTCACGTGTGCCTGACCACCATTGTCATCATGACGAGCATGGCCTTCATGGATGCCTACCTGGTGGAGCAAAACCAGGGTCCCAGGAAGATCGGCGTGTGCATCATAGTGCTGGTCGGGGACGTTTGTTTCCTCATTGTGCTACGCTATGTGGCGGTGTGGGTCGGCGCCGAGGTGCGCACGGCCCGACGAGGATACGCCATGATCCTATGGTTTCTCTACATCTTTGTCCTGGAGATCAAACTCTACTTTGTCTTCCAGAATTGCAAGGCTGACAGGAAGAGTCTGGAAACAGTGGCACGGAAAGCTTTGACATTGCTACTATCTGTGTGTGTGCCGGGTTTGTATTTGGTTCTCGTCGCTCTGGATAGCATGGAATATGTGAGAACTTTCCGCAAGAAGGAGGACATGAGAAGCCGGTTGTTCTGGGTTGCTCTGGACCTGCTGGACCTGCTGGACATTCAAGCCAACCTGTGGGAGCCCCAGCGGACAGGTCTGCCCATCTGGGCGGAAGGCCTGATGTTCTTCTACTGCTACATCCTGCTGCTCATCCTGCCCTGTGTGTCCCTCAGCGAGATCAGCATGCAGGGCGAACACATGTCGCCTCAGAAGATGATGCTGTACCCGGTCCTCAGCCTGGTCACCATAAATGTCGTCACCATCCTCATACGTGGCGTCAACATGGTGCTGTTCCAGGACAGCCGAGTCTCCACCATCTTCGTCGGCAAGAACGTGGTGGCCATTGCCACCAAGGCCTCCACCTTCTTGGAGTACCGCAAACAGGTGAAGGAGTTTCCCCACCCGCAGAACGCCATGgctctggagctgcagcagaactcCGTCGCCCACACGCAAACGCTGCCTAACGCCACGAGTCTGCCGCACGAACCTTCACCGGCGCAGGATGTTATAGACACATGA
- the slc24a4b gene encoding sodium/potassium/calcium exchanger 4 isoform X1, with the protein MERDDSETVCPSKKTIIAKIFKVRKRREMLFVQVCFICSVLFVAWSMSALLTKTGHGMIVEGHPDLEHWGRRLMASRSENDTESKNCSEPAIHEFPDDLFTNDERKSGAVLLHIAATLYMFLALAITCDEYFVTSLEKICEKLDLSEDVAGATFMAAGSSAPELFASVIGVFITHGDVGVGTIVGSAVFNILCIIGVCGIFAGQVVLLTWWAVFRDSFYYILSVLALIAFIYDEKIVWWESLVLVVMYAGYILVMKFNSSMQRFFMGKSNKNVANGNAATSSEMEDGNACFDYVWDDDPSSPLLSPVKPSKAYSRGSVVMVDEMMNASPSKFRFPEAGLRVMVTSHFGPKTRLRMASRLIITERQKLVQASNGVETQVIDGKVEIENGNVPEDKPTEAEENDTISPFHIPRGVGSKIKWLISWPLLLLLFFTVPNCAKPRWEKYFMVSFILSTVWIAVFSYLMVWMVTIIGYTLGIPDVIMGITFLAAGTSVPDCIASLIVARQGLGDMAVSNTIGSNVFDILVGLGVPWAMQTMCVNYGSEVMINSRGLLYSVVLLLGSVALTVSGIHINKWQLDLKLGVYVLVLYAVFLCFSIMIEYNVFTFVNLPMCMED; encoded by the exons ggcATGGGATGATTGTGGAGGGACATCCAGACCTTGAACACTGGGGTAGAAGACTAATGGCTTCCAGATCTGAAAATGACACAGAGTCAAAGAACTGTTCAGAGCCAG CAATACACGAGTTCCCTGATGACCTTTTCACCAATGACGAACGAAAGAGTGGAGCCGTCCTGCTGCACATCGCAGCG ACTCTTTACATGTTTCTGGCACTCGCCATAACTTGTGATGAATACTTCGTGACGTCACTGGAGAAGATCTGTGAG AAACTAGATCTCAGTGAAGATGTTGCTGGAGCTACCTTCATGGCAGCTGGCAGTTCTGCGCCAGAGCTCTTTGCATCTGTCATCg GTGTCTTCATCACCCATGGAGACGTGGGGGTGGGGACCATCGTCGGCTCAGCAGTTTTCAACATCCTATGCATCATTGGTGTGTGTGGAATCTTCGCCGGACAG GTGGTGTTGCTGACCTGGTGGGCTGTTTTCAGGGACTCCTTCTACTACATCCTATCTGTTTTAGCTTTGATTGCA TTCATCTACGATGAGAAGATAGTTTG gTGGGAGAGTTTGGTGCTTGTCGTCATGTATGCAGGCTACATCCTGGTCATGAA ATTTAACTCCAGCATGCAGCGGTTTTTCATGGGGAAGTCTAACAAAAATGTGGCTAATGGTAACGCTGCAACCAGCAGCGAGATGGAGGACGGTAATGCTTGTTTTGACTATGTTTGGGATGACGACCCGTCGTCACCTTTACTCTCTCCAG TCAAGCCGAGCAAGGCTTACAGCCGCGGCTCAGTGGTGATGGTGGATGAGATGATGAATGCCAGCCCATCAAAGTTCCGCTTTCCTGAGGCTGGACTCCGCGTCATGGTCACCAGCCACTTCGGGCCCAAAACCCGCCTTCGCATGGCCAGTCGGCTCATCATTACAGAG cGCCAGAAGTTGGTGCAGGCGTCCAATGGTGTGGAGACGCAAGTGATTGATGGGAAGGTTGAAATCGAGAACGGAAACGTACCAGAGGACAAACCCACGGAGGCAGAAGAAAACGACACAATTTCACCGTTTCATATTCCAA GGGGCGTGGGCAGCAAGATCAAGTGGCTGATCTCATGGcctctgctcctgctgctgttcTTCACCGTCCCGAACTGTGCCAAGCCTCGCTGGGAGAAATACTTCATGGTCTCCTTCATTCTGTCCACTGTCTGGATTGCAGTCTTCTCATACTTGATGGTCTGGATG GTCACTATAATCGGCTACACCTTGGGCATCCCGGATGTTATCATGGGCATCACGTTCCTGGCTGCTGGCACGAGCGTTCCAGACTGCATAGCCAGTCTCATTGTGGCACGACAAG gtTTGGGAGATATGGCAGTGTCTAATACAATTGGCAGTAATGTCTTTGACATCTTGGTGGGACTCGGAGTTCCCTGGGCAATGCAGACTATGTGTGTGAACTATGGATCCGAG GTGATGATCAACAGTCGGGGACTGCTGTATTCAGTGGTACTTTTGCTGGGCTCTGTGGCCCTCACG GTGTCGGGCATCCACATAAACAAGTGGCAGCTGGATTTAAAGCTGGGCGTCTATGTCCTGGTCTTGTATGCCGTGTTCCTCTGCTTCTCCATCATGATCGAGTACAACGTCTTCACCTTTGTCAACTTGCCCATGTGCATGGAGGATTAG
- the slc24a4b gene encoding sodium/potassium/calcium exchanger 4 isoform X3 — MERDDSETVCPSKKTIIAKIFKVRKRREMLFVQVCFICSVLFVAWSMSALLTKTGHGMIVEGHPDLEHWGRRLMASRSENDTESKNCSEPAIHEFPDDLFTNDERKSGAVLLHIAATLYMFLALAITCDEYFVTSLEKICEKLDLSEDVAGATFMAAGSSAPELFASVIGVFITHGDVGVGTIVGSAVFNILCIIGVCGIFAGQVVLLTWWAVFRDSFYYILSVLALIAFIYDEKIVWWESLVLVVMYAGYILVMKFNSSMQRFFMGKSNKNVANGNAATSSEMEDVKPSKAYSRGSVVMVDEMMNASPSKFRFPEAGLRVMVTSHFGPKTRLRMASRLIITERQKLVQASNGVETQVIDGKVEIENGNVPEDKPTEAEENDTISPFHIPRGVGSKIKWLISWPLLLLLFFTVPNCAKPRWEKYFMVSFILSTVWIAVFSYLMVWMVTIIGYTLGIPDVIMGITFLAAGTSVPDCIASLIVARQGLGDMAVSNTIGSNVFDILVGLGVPWAMQTMCVNYGSEVMINSRGLLYSVVLLLGSVALTVSGIHINKWQLDLKLGVYVLVLYAVFLCFSIMIEYNVFTFVNLPMCMED; from the exons ggcATGGGATGATTGTGGAGGGACATCCAGACCTTGAACACTGGGGTAGAAGACTAATGGCTTCCAGATCTGAAAATGACACAGAGTCAAAGAACTGTTCAGAGCCAG CAATACACGAGTTCCCTGATGACCTTTTCACCAATGACGAACGAAAGAGTGGAGCCGTCCTGCTGCACATCGCAGCG ACTCTTTACATGTTTCTGGCACTCGCCATAACTTGTGATGAATACTTCGTGACGTCACTGGAGAAGATCTGTGAG AAACTAGATCTCAGTGAAGATGTTGCTGGAGCTACCTTCATGGCAGCTGGCAGTTCTGCGCCAGAGCTCTTTGCATCTGTCATCg GTGTCTTCATCACCCATGGAGACGTGGGGGTGGGGACCATCGTCGGCTCAGCAGTTTTCAACATCCTATGCATCATTGGTGTGTGTGGAATCTTCGCCGGACAG GTGGTGTTGCTGACCTGGTGGGCTGTTTTCAGGGACTCCTTCTACTACATCCTATCTGTTTTAGCTTTGATTGCA TTCATCTACGATGAGAAGATAGTTTG gTGGGAGAGTTTGGTGCTTGTCGTCATGTATGCAGGCTACATCCTGGTCATGAA ATTTAACTCCAGCATGCAGCGGTTTTTCATGGGGAAGTCTAACAAAAATGTGGCTAATGGTAACGCTGCAACCAGCAGCGAGATGGAGGACG TCAAGCCGAGCAAGGCTTACAGCCGCGGCTCAGTGGTGATGGTGGATGAGATGATGAATGCCAGCCCATCAAAGTTCCGCTTTCCTGAGGCTGGACTCCGCGTCATGGTCACCAGCCACTTCGGGCCCAAAACCCGCCTTCGCATGGCCAGTCGGCTCATCATTACAGAG cGCCAGAAGTTGGTGCAGGCGTCCAATGGTGTGGAGACGCAAGTGATTGATGGGAAGGTTGAAATCGAGAACGGAAACGTACCAGAGGACAAACCCACGGAGGCAGAAGAAAACGACACAATTTCACCGTTTCATATTCCAA GGGGCGTGGGCAGCAAGATCAAGTGGCTGATCTCATGGcctctgctcctgctgctgttcTTCACCGTCCCGAACTGTGCCAAGCCTCGCTGGGAGAAATACTTCATGGTCTCCTTCATTCTGTCCACTGTCTGGATTGCAGTCTTCTCATACTTGATGGTCTGGATG GTCACTATAATCGGCTACACCTTGGGCATCCCGGATGTTATCATGGGCATCACGTTCCTGGCTGCTGGCACGAGCGTTCCAGACTGCATAGCCAGTCTCATTGTGGCACGACAAG gtTTGGGAGATATGGCAGTGTCTAATACAATTGGCAGTAATGTCTTTGACATCTTGGTGGGACTCGGAGTTCCCTGGGCAATGCAGACTATGTGTGTGAACTATGGATCCGAG GTGATGATCAACAGTCGGGGACTGCTGTATTCAGTGGTACTTTTGCTGGGCTCTGTGGCCCTCACG GTGTCGGGCATCCACATAAACAAGTGGCAGCTGGATTTAAAGCTGGGCGTCTATGTCCTGGTCTTGTATGCCGTGTTCCTCTGCTTCTCCATCATGATCGAGTACAACGTCTTCACCTTTGTCAACTTGCCCATGTGCATGGAGGATTAG